In the genome of Actinomadura graeca, one region contains:
- a CDS encoding DUF3533 domain-containing protein: MSTRAPSDGDPPARGFAAELRDAVTPRSLGLVAGVLALQLGFILSYIGALHSPTPHRIPVAVVAPGSAAGQVVATLDGLKGDPVRARTAASERDARQMIMDRTVDAAIVVDPRGATDTLLVASAGGPAVSTTAEQIATELEGTRHRQARVVDIRPPGAKDGRGLSSFYLILGWVIGGYLAAAILGLAGGARPAGPRRSVIRLGALAACAVVSGLGGVVIAGPVLGALPGHFLALWAVGTLVVFATAAATAAFQTLLGIVGIGVAILLFVVLGNPSAGGVYPRSLLPPFWRAIGEWLPTGAATTAVRNVVYFSGHAIAHALWVLAAYAVAGTAAAIGSSVIRRRRAGTPAAG, from the coding sequence ATGAGCACACGCGCGCCGTCGGATGGCGACCCGCCCGCACGCGGCTTCGCGGCCGAGCTCCGCGACGCGGTCACCCCGCGCTCGCTGGGCCTGGTCGCGGGCGTGCTGGCGCTGCAGCTGGGGTTCATCCTGTCCTACATCGGCGCGCTGCACTCGCCGACGCCGCATCGCATCCCGGTCGCGGTGGTCGCGCCCGGGTCGGCCGCCGGCCAGGTGGTCGCGACGCTCGACGGCCTGAAGGGGGACCCGGTCCGGGCCCGCACCGCCGCCTCCGAGCGGGACGCCCGACAAATGATCATGGACCGGACGGTGGACGCGGCGATCGTCGTGGACCCGCGGGGCGCCACCGACACGCTGCTGGTGGCGTCCGCGGGCGGCCCGGCGGTGTCCACCACGGCGGAGCAGATCGCCACCGAGCTCGAAGGGACACGGCACCGGCAGGCGCGGGTCGTCGACATCCGCCCGCCCGGCGCGAAGGACGGCCGCGGGCTGTCCTCGTTCTACCTCATCCTCGGCTGGGTCATCGGCGGTTACCTCGCCGCCGCCATCCTCGGGCTCGCGGGCGGCGCACGCCCCGCCGGGCCGCGGCGCTCGGTGATCCGCCTCGGCGCGCTCGCCGCGTGCGCGGTCGTGTCGGGGCTCGGCGGCGTCGTCATCGCCGGGCCGGTCCTCGGCGCGCTGCCCGGGCACTTCCTCGCGCTGTGGGCCGTCGGCACGCTGGTGGTGTTCGCCACGGCGGCGGCCACCGCCGCGTTCCAGACCCTGCTGGGGATCGTCGGGATCGGCGTGGCGATCCTGCTGTTCGTCGTCCTCGGCAACCCCAGCGCGGGCGGCGTGTACCCGAGGTCGCTGCTGCCCCCGTTCTGGCGCGCCATCGGCGAGTGGCTCCCGACGGGGGCGGCGACGACGGCCGTCCGCAACGTCGTCTACTTCTCCGGCCACGCCATCGCGCACGCCCTCTGGGTGCTCGCCGCCTACGCCGTCGCCGGGACGGCCGCCGCGATCGGGTCGTCCGTGATCCGCCGGCGCCGCGCCGGGACCCCGGCGGCCGGATGA